One Roseimaritima multifibrata DNA window includes the following coding sequences:
- a CDS encoding c-type cytochrome has protein sequence MRLLKSFLIGLVSVVASSVTAWNSAAAKDRIIAYDRDIAPIMREHCAGCHRPGQSGPFSLLSRSDVVRQAATIGAVVEDGYMPPWKPVPTGIKFANDRRLTPEEKDLIEQWVSQLTSPEYEAELVDLPVEPLDSVNERSAWSLGPPDLVVRMREPFAVPAEGPDIYRSFVMPVGLADDRWIKAMELHSMARGTVHHALFFVDPDGTARTRSKRDGQTGFSGMSFLSPSGSGFDAIAKNMNRGLGGYVPGAIPNRLPDDLARKLPAGSDIVMQTHFHPIGREVNEQAELGLYFAKQPPSQRIIPIQVPALFGIGAGIDIPAGNENYLVADTYKLPIDVEAIEIGGHAHYLCKSMRMTAIQPDGKQLDLLRIDSWDLDWQDQYQFKNRISLPKGTMLRVQIRYDNSDSNPSNPFSPPRRVQWGRESNDEMGSIVLHVVARTEADREVLEQDIERFTLASIRRRIDSRTKSFSRLTGLKPGVNLLLTLFDRNHDGALQGEEIPVSHRNNLLDFFDLDADQTLSSAELKRARELYAKLMQSDDDS, from the coding sequence GTTTGGTTTCCGTGGTTGCCTCCAGTGTGACGGCATGGAATTCCGCAGCAGCGAAAGATCGAATCATTGCATACGATCGTGATATAGCGCCGATCATGCGTGAGCATTGTGCAGGATGCCATCGTCCTGGGCAGTCCGGGCCATTCTCGTTGTTGTCGCGAAGCGACGTGGTCCGTCAGGCCGCAACGATTGGGGCCGTTGTTGAAGACGGATACATGCCGCCATGGAAGCCCGTTCCGACAGGGATCAAGTTTGCCAACGATCGGCGTTTGACGCCTGAAGAAAAAGACTTGATCGAACAGTGGGTGTCGCAGTTGACTTCCCCTGAATACGAAGCCGAGTTGGTGGATTTGCCTGTTGAGCCGCTTGACAGTGTAAACGAACGCAGTGCTTGGTCATTGGGGCCACCCGATTTAGTCGTGCGGATGCGAGAACCGTTTGCGGTGCCCGCAGAAGGTCCCGATATTTATCGTTCGTTTGTAATGCCGGTCGGTTTGGCCGATGATCGATGGATTAAAGCGATGGAGCTTCATTCGATGGCGCGTGGGACCGTTCATCATGCTCTCTTTTTCGTCGACCCCGATGGTACCGCGAGAACTCGGAGCAAACGGGATGGTCAGACCGGATTCAGTGGAATGAGTTTCCTCAGCCCTTCGGGATCAGGCTTTGACGCGATCGCAAAGAATATGAATCGTGGGCTGGGAGGTTACGTCCCTGGAGCCATCCCGAATCGACTGCCTGACGACCTTGCGAGAAAACTGCCTGCCGGAAGCGATATCGTGATGCAGACGCACTTCCATCCGATCGGCCGTGAAGTCAACGAACAAGCCGAACTGGGGCTCTACTTTGCTAAACAGCCCCCTTCCCAGCGGATCATTCCAATCCAAGTACCTGCCTTGTTCGGCATCGGTGCGGGAATCGATATTCCGGCCGGCAATGAAAACTACTTGGTCGCCGATACCTATAAACTGCCGATCGACGTCGAAGCAATTGAGATCGGAGGGCATGCGCATTATCTATGTAAGAGCATGCGTATGACGGCTATCCAACCCGATGGTAAACAGCTCGACTTGCTGCGAATTGATTCATGGGATTTAGATTGGCAAGATCAATATCAATTCAAAAATCGGATCTCGCTCCCTAAGGGGACCATGTTGCGAGTCCAGATCCGATACGACAACTCGGATTCAAATCCTAGCAATCCGTTCTCTCCACCCAGACGCGTCCAGTGGGGGCGAGAATCGAATGACGAAATGGGGTCGATTGTGCTGCACGTGGTCGCAAGAACGGAAGCTGACCGTGAGGTTCTGGAACAAGATATTGAGCGGTTTACACTTGCAAGTATCCGTCGTCGCATCGATTCTCGCACCAAAAGCTTTAGCCGATTGACGGGGCTAAAACCCGGTGTGAACCTGTTGTTGACCCTCTTCGATCGCAACCACGATGGTGCCCTGCAAGGTGAGGAAATCCCTGTTTCTCATCGAAACAACTTGCTGGACTTTTTTGATCTGGACGCGGATCAAACTTTAAGTTCGGCCGAACTGAAACGAGCTCGTGAACTTTACGCAAAACTGATGCAGAGCGACGACGATTCCTAA
- a CDS encoding redoxin domain-containing protein, with the protein MIITSFWQRPFPWICALFLIFVCGRGGVGFATDATTGQVHSPATVANLVGTDFSGKESKLRNGESKIATVIFFAKTDCPIANSYLPALQRMKDEFHPHGVRFLLVYPSPVVTTEVARTHAEEFAIQIPAFIDSDLAVAEALDAMVTPEVFVVDPTGTVLYRGRIDDKYVGFGKRRSAATREDLCEALRDVVAKRPVRVPATKPIGCIIARHVKH; encoded by the coding sequence ATGATAATAACTTCCTTCTGGCAACGTCCCTTCCCTTGGATATGTGCTCTGTTTCTTATTTTCGTGTGTGGACGTGGTGGCGTCGGGTTCGCCACGGATGCCACGACTGGCCAAGTCCACTCCCCTGCGACCGTCGCAAATTTGGTTGGGACGGACTTTAGCGGGAAGGAATCCAAGCTGCGGAATGGCGAATCCAAAATTGCGACGGTGATTTTCTTCGCCAAAACCGATTGTCCGATCGCCAACAGCTATCTACCTGCGTTGCAGCGAATGAAGGACGAATTCCATCCACACGGAGTTCGATTTCTCTTGGTTTATCCGTCGCCGGTTGTGACAACGGAAGTCGCTCGCACGCATGCGGAGGAATTTGCAATCCAAATCCCCGCGTTTATCGACAGCGATCTAGCCGTCGCTGAGGCGTTGGACGCGATGGTGACGCCCGAAGTATTTGTTGTCGATCCCACTGGAACCGTCCTTTATCGAGGACGAATCGATGACAAATATGTGGGCTTCGGAAAGCGTCGATCCGCAGCCACGCGAGAGGACCTGTGTGAAGCCCTACGCGATGTCGTCGCAAAACGTCCTGTGCGTGTACCGGCAACCAAACCGATTGGGTGTATCATTGCTCGGCACGTAAAACATTGA
- the map gene encoding type I methionyl aminopeptidase, whose translation MTVENQDDIDGVLNAGRVVARARDAMLNAVEPGITTAELDKVGDELLDRFGAKSAPRVTYNFPGATCISINEEVAHGIPGDRIIRAGDIVNVDVSAELDGYFADTGGTVVVPPVAKVKTRLCDATQLALKLAIAEARAGAPINRIGRAVQRTAKLHGFKVFHDLAGHGIGRSLHEEPEGIVSYFDRLDTRRLKLGQVVAIEPFLSTKSTRVTQADDGWTLLAHPQNLSAQYEHTIIVTRGAPIVATLSDVRC comes from the coding sequence ATGACCGTAGAAAATCAGGACGATATTGATGGGGTCCTGAATGCTGGACGGGTTGTTGCCCGAGCTCGCGATGCCATGCTGAACGCGGTGGAACCGGGAATAACGACCGCTGAATTGGATAAGGTCGGAGACGAGTTGCTGGATCGCTTTGGGGCCAAGTCTGCGCCCAGGGTCACTTACAACTTTCCAGGGGCAACCTGTATCAGCATTAATGAAGAGGTTGCACATGGTATTCCAGGTGACCGAATCATTCGGGCTGGGGACATTGTAAATGTCGATGTTTCCGCCGAATTGGACGGTTACTTTGCCGACACGGGGGGGACCGTTGTTGTGCCGCCTGTGGCCAAGGTCAAGACGCGTTTGTGTGATGCCACTCAATTGGCATTAAAGCTGGCGATCGCCGAAGCTCGAGCAGGGGCTCCGATCAATCGAATCGGAAGAGCCGTTCAGCGAACCGCGAAGTTACATGGGTTCAAAGTGTTTCATGATCTTGCCGGCCATGGAATCGGGCGGAGTCTCCATGAAGAGCCTGAGGGGATTGTCAGCTACTTTGATCGTCTGGATACACGCCGACTGAAACTGGGGCAAGTCGTTGCCATTGAACCATTTCTTTCAACCAAAAGTACTCGCGTGACTCAAGCGGATGATGGGTGGACTCTCCTCGCACACCCCCAGAATCTTTCCGCACAGTACGAACACACGATTATTGTGACGAGGGGTGCCCCGATCGTTGCGACACTTTCAGATGTTCGCTGCTAA
- a CDS encoding sulfatase-like hydrolase/transferase: MALISQGLLASSGRAESSERPNVLLIVSDDQGYNDLGLLGNGILTPNLDRIANEGTRLTQFYVAWPACTPSRASLLTGRYPQRNGIYDMIRNEAPDYGYRYTPEEYAVSFECIGGMDEREKMIPEVLKPGNYVSGIFGKWDLGTLRRYLPTSRGFDDFYGFTNTGIDYFTHERYGVPSMVRNLEPTTADKGIYCTDLFYREAARFLHQNGGEESEEKQPFFLYLPFNAPHNSSSLDPLIRSSVQAPQAFKDMYPAVESETRIATKHRYAPGAKVTTPAARQRDYRAAVTCMDDAIGKLLEQLEQEGRLDNTIILFFSDNGGSGGADNSPLRGRKAQVWEGGIRVPCLIRWPAGGIPAGAVNDAFLTSLDILPSLASACQTPLPADTKLDGYDWWATLRGEQPSPRTEMFWKRRNLQAARVGNWKWTDMGTGNEGLYDLSKDPGERKDLSKQHPNVLKKVKGRYQDWLTEMAESEPRGPFRDF; the protein is encoded by the coding sequence GTGGCACTGATTTCACAGGGATTGTTGGCGAGTTCTGGTCGAGCGGAATCGAGCGAACGCCCAAACGTTTTGTTGATCGTCTCGGATGACCAGGGGTACAACGATTTAGGACTTCTGGGCAACGGAATCCTTACCCCGAACCTCGATCGAATCGCCAACGAGGGGACGCGGCTGACGCAGTTCTATGTCGCTTGGCCGGCATGTACGCCGTCGCGTGCCAGCCTGTTGACCGGACGCTATCCACAGCGAAACGGCATCTACGACATGATTCGCAATGAGGCTCCTGACTACGGATATCGGTACACGCCCGAAGAGTACGCCGTTTCCTTCGAATGCATTGGGGGAATGGATGAACGCGAGAAGATGATCCCTGAGGTGTTGAAGCCCGGTAACTATGTCAGTGGTATTTTTGGTAAATGGGATTTGGGAACGTTGCGTCGTTATCTGCCAACGTCTCGCGGGTTCGATGACTTTTATGGTTTCACCAATACCGGCATCGACTACTTCACTCACGAGCGTTACGGCGTTCCCAGCATGGTCCGAAACCTTGAACCGACGACCGCCGACAAGGGGATCTACTGCACCGACCTTTTCTATCGTGAGGCAGCTCGATTCCTTCATCAGAATGGTGGTGAGGAATCTGAAGAGAAGCAACCATTCTTTCTGTACCTGCCTTTTAACGCACCACATAACTCGTCGTCGCTAGACCCTCTTATTCGTTCCTCCGTGCAGGCGCCTCAGGCCTTCAAGGATATGTACCCTGCGGTTGAATCTGAAACGCGTATTGCCACTAAGCATCGCTACGCCCCCGGAGCAAAAGTCACGACCCCAGCGGCCCGCCAGCGAGACTACCGAGCCGCCGTCACTTGTATGGATGACGCGATCGGGAAACTGCTGGAACAGCTTGAACAAGAAGGGCGTCTTGATAACACCATCATCCTCTTCTTTTCGGACAACGGTGGAAGCGGAGGTGCGGACAACTCGCCGCTTCGTGGACGCAAAGCCCAGGTCTGGGAAGGAGGGATTCGCGTCCCCTGCCTGATCCGCTGGCCTGCCGGTGGCATTCCTGCGGGGGCTGTGAACGACGCATTCCTTACCAGTCTTGATATTCTGCCCAGCCTTGCCAGTGCTTGTCAGACTCCATTACCCGCCGACACCAAGCTGGATGGCTACGACTGGTGGGCTACCCTGCGTGGCGAGCAACCTTCGCCACGAACCGAAATGTTTTGGAAGCGGCGCAACCTGCAAGCGGCTCGTGTTGGCAATTGGAAGTGGACCGACATGGGCACGGGGAACGAAGGATTGTACGATCTTTCCAAAGATCCCGGCGAACGCAAAGACCTGTCTAAGCAGCACCCCAACGTCCTGAAAAAAGTGAAAGGACGTTATCAAGACTGGCTAACCGAAATGGCCGAATCTGAGCCGCGCGGTCCTTTCCGCGATTTCTAG
- a CDS encoding DUF1294 domain-containing protein, translating to MLAVFAIWTLLASGITALLYFLDKRAAAKDQRRIAEKTLLAWSLFGGWPGGWLASRKFRHKTQKWSYRVRFASCVFLNVATTSLFWWWWLNR from the coding sequence ATGTTAGCAGTTTTTGCAATTTGGACACTGCTAGCCAGTGGAATCACCGCGTTGCTTTACTTTTTAGACAAACGAGCTGCCGCGAAGGACCAGCGGCGGATTGCCGAAAAGACGTTGTTGGCTTGGTCGCTATTCGGGGGATGGCCGGGGGGCTGGCTGGCAAGTCGCAAATTCCGCCACAAGACGCAGAAGTGGTCCTACCGCGTTCGGTTTGCCAGCTGCGTGTTCTTAAACGTGGCCACCACCAGCCTGTTCTGGTGGTGGTGGCTCAATCGCTAG
- a CDS encoding AAA domain-containing protein, producing the protein MQSRSSKHASASVALEALGSPDAYYDELSRWLELEGVAERARMVLRRQNRSRADVEKRGETLVDLECVDHQTGLAGRWLLDFSKPNDAPLPSNRLKVGVPVVLSDDRDPKDQGIPGVVSRRQANVIQVATDAWPEGYRFRIDLSADETTRRRQVAAMNQARTARGRNRQLRDILLGSRPARFDEPENIPIWSDLNPPQEDAVRFAMAARDVAILHGPPGTGKTTTLAEIIYQAVQRGDTVLACAPSNTAVDNLLERLVGMLPNVLRVGHPARVFEALRGHTLDELVENDPTTGVIRDLRREVQELVRAGNKGYRGKQGRNRKGALFAEAGQLRGQIRSLEKSVIRSVLDTADVICTTTTIDDDLLGERWFDLVVVDEACQATVPSIWQAVLRAERLVLAGDHCQLPPTVLSDEAAAAGLRESLMQRLVEREGASIFRRLTVQYRMHEQIMQFSSEQFYENELIADASVKQHQLCDLPGIQETDLTIDPITYIDTSGAELREELEPEGESKRNPGEATLIVELVRRLIDAGVTGDQIAVIAPYAAQVRLLRNQIDIPDLEIGTVDGFQGREKEVVLITMVRSNEQGEIGFLADTRRTNVALTRARRKLIVVGESATLAHNPFYRQMLDFFEQANAYRSVWEFGTIS; encoded by the coding sequence ATGCAGTCTCGTTCCTCGAAACACGCATCCGCATCGGTCGCATTAGAAGCCCTAGGGTCGCCGGATGCCTACTATGACGAACTGAGCCGTTGGTTGGAACTGGAAGGAGTCGCCGAGCGTGCTCGAATGGTCCTACGGCGTCAGAATCGTTCCCGCGCCGACGTCGAAAAGCGAGGGGAAACCCTTGTCGACCTGGAATGTGTGGATCATCAGACCGGACTCGCAGGCCGGTGGTTGCTTGATTTCAGCAAACCGAATGACGCCCCTCTGCCCAGCAACCGCTTGAAAGTGGGAGTCCCTGTTGTCCTCAGCGATGACCGCGACCCTAAGGATCAAGGCATCCCTGGCGTCGTCAGTCGTCGCCAAGCCAATGTGATTCAGGTGGCGACCGATGCTTGGCCGGAGGGCTATCGTTTTCGAATCGATCTGTCTGCCGATGAAACTACACGGCGTCGCCAAGTCGCCGCGATGAATCAAGCACGGACGGCTCGAGGGCGGAATCGTCAGCTGCGCGACATCCTTCTTGGAAGTCGCCCTGCCCGTTTTGATGAGCCCGAAAACATACCGATTTGGAGCGATCTAAACCCGCCACAAGAAGACGCCGTTCGGTTTGCAATGGCGGCTCGAGACGTCGCCATTTTGCATGGCCCGCCTGGGACCGGCAAAACAACAACGCTGGCAGAAATTATTTACCAAGCCGTACAACGCGGTGACACGGTGCTTGCCTGTGCTCCCAGCAATACCGCGGTCGATAATCTTCTGGAACGATTGGTTGGAATGTTGCCAAACGTTTTACGAGTCGGTCACCCGGCACGCGTCTTCGAAGCGCTCCGTGGACATACCTTGGACGAACTGGTTGAAAACGACCCGACAACCGGCGTGATCCGCGACCTTCGCCGCGAGGTTCAGGAATTGGTCCGTGCTGGCAACAAAGGGTACCGCGGCAAGCAGGGACGCAATCGCAAAGGGGCCCTCTTCGCGGAAGCCGGTCAGTTGCGTGGGCAGATTCGTTCACTGGAAAAATCGGTGATTCGAAGTGTGCTTGATACCGCGGATGTGATCTGCACAACGACCACGATCGATGACGATCTGCTTGGCGAACGCTGGTTCGATCTTGTTGTCGTCGACGAAGCCTGCCAAGCAACCGTCCCCAGTATCTGGCAAGCGGTCCTGCGAGCGGAGCGATTGGTTTTGGCAGGCGACCATTGCCAGTTGCCGCCGACAGTTCTCAGTGATGAAGCGGCCGCGGCGGGCCTGCGTGAATCGTTGATGCAACGTCTGGTGGAACGCGAAGGGGCGTCTATTTTTCGACGGTTGACCGTGCAGTACCGCATGCACGAACAAATCATGCAGTTTTCATCGGAGCAGTTCTATGAGAACGAACTGATCGCCGACGCATCGGTAAAACAACATCAACTGTGTGACTTGCCGGGAATCCAGGAAACGGATCTAACGATCGATCCCATCACCTACATTGACACGTCGGGTGCGGAACTACGTGAAGAACTGGAACCGGAAGGGGAAAGCAAACGGAATCCGGGTGAGGCAACGCTAATCGTTGAATTGGTGCGTCGCCTGATCGATGCCGGAGTAACCGGCGACCAGATCGCCGTCATCGCCCCTTATGCGGCTCAAGTCCGTCTGCTTCGCAATCAGATCGATATCCCTGATTTGGAAATCGGTACCGTCGATGGTTTTCAAGGTCGAGAAAAAGAAGTCGTGCTGATCACGATGGTGCGGAGTAATGAACAAGGAGAAATCGGATTTCTTGCAGATACTCGGCGAACCAATGTTGCTTTAACCCGAGCGAGACGAAAACTAATTGTGGTGGGAGAGAGCGCGACGCTGGCACACAATCCGTTTTATCGCCAGATGCTTGATTTTTTCGAGCAAGCCAACGCGTATCGATCGGTTTGGGAATTCGGAACGATTTCTTAA
- a CDS encoding NAD(P)/FAD-dependent oxidoreductase produces MAHVVVIGGGFAGINAARKLGKSGKVAVTIIDQRNHHLFQPLLYQVAMAGLDPSDIAVPIRALMRPYRRVRTLLGRASSIDLENRIVGYDGGTLPFDYLIIACGASHSYFGKDEWERFAPGLKNLGQATEIRRRVLVAFEQAERTNDLAEQDHWMTFVIVGGGPTGVELAGSIAELARHALAKDFRTIDSTHARVILVQSGDSILKQFSQDQADYATKALEDLGVEVVLGNRVTDINAGGVVIGDQTINAGTVLWAAGVQANPIGALLGVPLDKAGRVIVGKDLSIPEHSNVFVAGDLAHVEGEKGKPLPGLAPVAMQAGRYVADLILTEVGEREANVKANQPAAVQNRKPFHYRDKGQMATIGRRRAIMQSGSIKKNGLIAWFAWLTIHIYFLNGFRNRLFVFLKWCWAYATFSKGARLIVQKEWRQRESDKLSPFADGIETYEDPISNDPAS; encoded by the coding sequence ATGGCACATGTGGTCGTCATTGGCGGTGGATTTGCAGGAATCAATGCCGCCAGGAAACTAGGTAAATCGGGGAAGGTCGCGGTCACTATCATCGACCAGCGAAATCACCATCTGTTTCAACCGCTGCTTTACCAAGTTGCGATGGCGGGGCTGGACCCATCGGATATCGCGGTCCCCATTCGAGCTCTGATGCGACCCTATCGTCGTGTTCGCACGCTGCTGGGACGCGCCAGTTCGATCGATTTGGAAAACCGCATCGTTGGCTACGATGGAGGCACCCTTCCGTTCGATTATCTGATCATCGCCTGTGGCGCTAGCCATAGTTATTTTGGAAAAGATGAATGGGAACGATTTGCCCCAGGACTAAAAAATCTTGGACAAGCCACCGAAATTCGCCGGCGCGTTCTTGTTGCTTTTGAGCAGGCCGAACGGACCAATGACTTAGCAGAGCAAGATCACTGGATGACGTTCGTGATCGTTGGCGGAGGGCCGACGGGAGTGGAATTGGCGGGTTCGATCGCAGAGCTGGCGCGGCATGCTTTGGCAAAGGATTTTCGGACCATCGATTCGACTCATGCGCGTGTCATTCTTGTTCAAAGCGGAGATTCGATTCTGAAACAGTTTTCACAAGATCAGGCGGACTATGCGACGAAAGCCCTCGAAGACCTTGGCGTCGAAGTCGTGCTGGGCAATCGTGTTACCGACATCAATGCAGGCGGAGTCGTCATTGGTGACCAAACCATCAACGCCGGAACCGTGTTGTGGGCCGCAGGCGTGCAGGCCAATCCGATCGGCGCTCTGTTGGGCGTTCCACTTGATAAAGCTGGCAGGGTGATCGTGGGCAAAGATCTGTCGATCCCCGAACATTCTAATGTGTTTGTCGCTGGCGACCTTGCCCATGTTGAAGGAGAAAAAGGGAAACCGCTTCCCGGTTTGGCCCCCGTTGCGATGCAAGCTGGGCGGTACGTCGCCGATTTGATCTTGACGGAAGTGGGCGAGCGAGAAGCGAATGTAAAAGCGAATCAACCTGCCGCTGTCCAGAACCGAAAACCTTTTCATTACCGTGACAAAGGGCAGATGGCCACGATCGGCCGCCGGCGGGCGATCATGCAGTCCGGTTCGATTAAGAAAAATGGATTGATCGCTTGGTTTGCGTGGTTAACGATTCACATCTATTTCCTCAATGGGTTTCGGAATCGTTTGTTTGTGTTCCTTAAATGGTGTTGGGCGTATGCAACCTTTTCCAAGGGGGCTCGCCTGATTGTCCAGAAAGAATGGAGGCAACGCGAATCGGACAAGCTGTCGCCTTTTGCCGATGGGATCGAAACGTATGAGGATCCGATTTCAAACGATCCTGCCTCTTAG
- a CDS encoding HD-GYP domain-containing protein encodes MPNSSLPTDFIPISVSTLIPSQIMDADLYRADESARRLVLYRGSDYPLTIEDLQRLRERGVSRLFIESDRRDDYQQYLRKMVFESDSESSLPVSARTEALGAVVRDILQNAFAGGDANETIQSAHELGTLTANILSEDTFAASDLSRVLSHDYATFTHSANVAFYAGVLAKHLGYSKEDIQQITTGGLIHDLGKLEIDDKILSKPARLDEREFREIKRHPTLGFIQVAERSDVTCGQLMMVYQHHERLDGGGYPVGVTANEIHPWAKICTVVDVFEALTSHRPYRTPMAKARAIELMQRDLGTAFDPEIFACWEEITRNCWHN; translated from the coding sequence GTGCCCAACTCGTCCCTCCCAACCGATTTCATTCCAATCAGTGTTTCGACGCTCATTCCGTCGCAAATCATGGATGCGGATCTCTACCGTGCTGACGAATCGGCTAGGCGATTGGTCCTGTATCGCGGCAGTGATTATCCACTGACGATCGAGGATCTGCAGCGGCTGCGTGAAAGAGGCGTATCGCGGCTCTTTATCGAATCGGACCGACGCGACGATTACCAACAGTATCTTCGCAAGATGGTTTTCGAATCGGATAGCGAATCGTCATTGCCTGTGTCGGCGCGAACCGAGGCTCTGGGGGCGGTCGTCCGCGACATCCTGCAAAATGCGTTCGCCGGTGGTGACGCGAATGAAACCATTCAATCGGCCCATGAATTAGGGACGCTCACCGCAAACATTCTTAGCGAGGACACCTTTGCCGCGAGCGATCTGTCGCGCGTTTTAAGCCATGATTACGCGACTTTTACCCATTCGGCCAACGTCGCGTTTTACGCGGGAGTCCTTGCCAAGCACTTGGGGTATTCCAAAGAGGATATCCAACAGATCACAACGGGCGGCCTGATCCATGATCTGGGCAAGCTTGAGATCGACGACAAAATTCTTTCAAAACCGGCCCGCCTTGATGAGCGAGAATTTCGCGAAATCAAACGGCACCCGACCTTGGGATTCATTCAGGTCGCGGAACGTTCCGATGTGACTTGTGGTCAGTTGATGATGGTTTATCAGCATCACGAGCGGTTAGATGGCGGGGGATATCCCGTTGGAGTCACCGCCAATGAAATCCATCCCTGGGCGAAAATTTGCACCGTGGTGGATGTTTTTGAAGCGTTAACAAGCCATCGTCCCTATCGCACCCCGATGGCAAAAGCCCGGGCTATAGAGCTGATGCAACGAGACCTAGGAACCGCATTTGATCCGGAGATCTTCGCATGTTGGGAAGAAATTACTCGCAATTGCTGGCACAATTAA
- a CDS encoding tetratricopeptide repeat protein translates to MSSAVKSAYGKTTSSIAGIFSPKSEEMVDAMGQTIPADDPLRLDNKPDSIGPEVFVANGQLWETTGDLDKALENYNKALKAEPTNAPALASVARLKFRQSLYKEASDYFRQAVQSAPNDASLYNDWGLALSKLGEHEEAAKTIQKALAIAPGTARYANVLASVQFDAGQSDKALETLTQHNKPAVAHFNMAYLEFNQGNYDRARLQLNKALSFEDDASDDSAVRRAIDRSKELLARLDGPAGQIANVAQAAPQAYDAAKQLSQTVNQVMATSQQPGAEPTADQPAANPVAGPFTLPPDFYKQPAAQTAQQPSDTSSR, encoded by the coding sequence ATGTCCTCAGCTGTCAAAAGTGCCTACGGCAAAACGACATCGAGTATCGCGGGGATATTTTCTCCTAAGTCAGAAGAGATGGTCGACGCGATGGGGCAAACCATTCCCGCCGATGATCCACTTCGTCTAGATAACAAACCCGACTCGATTGGCCCTGAGGTCTTTGTCGCCAATGGTCAGCTGTGGGAAACCACCGGTGACCTCGACAAGGCCTTGGAGAACTACAATAAAGCGTTGAAAGCCGAACCGACAAACGCGCCTGCTTTGGCAAGCGTCGCTCGTTTAAAATTTCGGCAATCGCTTTACAAAGAAGCCTCCGACTACTTCCGCCAAGCGGTTCAGTCGGCACCCAACGACGCTTCCTTGTACAACGACTGGGGTCTAGCCCTTTCGAAACTTGGAGAGCACGAGGAGGCCGCCAAGACGATCCAAAAAGCATTGGCGATCGCTCCCGGAACCGCTCGCTACGCCAACGTGCTGGCCAGCGTGCAGTTTGACGCAGGTCAATCCGACAAAGCGTTGGAAACCCTGACTCAGCACAACAAACCTGCGGTCGCCCATTTCAACATGGCTTACTTGGAATTCAACCAAGGAAACTATGATCGAGCTAGGCTGCAGCTGAACAAGGCTTTAAGTTTCGAAGACGATGCTTCGGACGATTCGGCGGTTCGCCGAGCGATCGATCGCTCCAAAGAACTGTTGGCTCGACTGGATGGGCCCGCGGGACAGATTGCGAACGTAGCTCAAGCTGCCCCGCAAGCCTACGACGCGGCAAAGCAACTGTCTCAAACCGTCAATCAGGTCATGGCCACCAGCCAGCAACCAGGTGCGGAACCGACAGCGGACCAGCCAGCTGCAAATCCTGTGGCAGGACCGTTCACCTTGCCGCCCGACTTCTACAAACAACCAGCTGCTCAGACCGCTCAGCAACCTTCGGATACCAGCTCGCGATAG